The following coding sequences lie in one Saimiri boliviensis isolate mSaiBol1 chromosome 6, mSaiBol1.pri, whole genome shotgun sequence genomic window:
- the RCE1 gene encoding CAAX prenyl protease 2 isoform X1, with translation MVESQPWALSPVSLCECPPARRSQAAVLPWFNKTAPRSFRPLPLLLPRRAGAGRGLEPRRGLASPTPLRGCVTGARRGSGRDGGAGRGRAAPAVGIAAAAAARVGGTGRSGARAVLLGVRVFVPQPRLLLRGQSLRLEERTPQGPSRRHQAALHQRPGGVQSLTLVRAALEGTHRHPGTSLLTLMGFRLEGIFPAALLPLLLTMILFLGPLMQLSMDCPCDLADGLKVILAPRSWARCLTDMRWLRNQVIAPLTEELVFRACMLPMLAPCMGLGPAVFTCPLFFGVAHFHHIIEQLRFRQSSVGNIFLSAAFQFSYTAVFGAYTAFLFIRTGHLIGPVLCHSFCNYMGFPAVCAALEHPQRRPLLAGYALGVGLFLLLLQPLTDPKLYGSLPLCVLLERAGDSEAPLCS, from the exons ATGGTTGAGTCCCAACCCTGGGCCTTGAGCCCGGTCTCTCTCTGCGAGTGTCCGCCGGCCAGGAGGTCGCAGGCAGCCGTTCTCCCGTGGTTTAATAAAACTGCGCCGCGCTCATTCCGTCCGCTTCCGCTTTTGCTTCCGCGTCgtgccggggcggggcggggcctggagcCGCGCCGCGGCCTGGCGTCACCCACGCCTCTACGCGGCTGCGTCACTGGTGCGCGCCGCGGGTCGGGGCGCGATGGCGGCGCTGGGCGGGGACGGGCTGCGCCTGCTGTCGGTATCGCGGCCGCAGCGGCCGCCCGAGTCGGCGGCACTGGGCGGTCCGGGGCCCGGGCTGTGCTGCTGGGTGTCCGtgttttcgtgcctcagcctcgccTGCTCCTACGTGGGCAGTCTCTACGTCTGGAAGAGCGAACTCCCCAG GGACCATCCCGCCGTCATCAAGCGGCGCTTCACCAGCGTCCTGGTGGTGTCCAGTCTCTCACCCTTGTGCGTGCTGCTCTGGAGGGAACTCACAGGCATCCAG GCACATCCCTGCTCACCCTGATGGGCTTCAGGCTGGAGGGTATTTTCCCAGCAGCGTTGCTGCCCCTGCTGCTGACCATG ATTCTTTTCCTGGGCCCCCTGATGCAGCTCTCCATGGATTGCCCTTGTGACCTGGCAGATGGGCTGAAGGTTATCCTGG CTCCCCGCTCCTGGGCCCGCTGCCTCACAGACATGCGTTGGCTGCGGAATCAAGTGATTGCCCCCCTGACAGAGGAGCTGGTGTTCCGGGCCTGTATGCTGCCCATGTTAGCGCCGTGCATGGGCCTGGGCCCTGCTGTGTTCACCTGTCCGCTCTTTTTTGGAGTTG CCCATTTTCACCACATTATTGAGCAGCTGCGTTTCCGCCAGAGCAGTGTGGGGAACATCTTCTTGTCTGCTG CGTTCCAGTTCTCCTACACAGCTGTCTTCGGTGCCTACACTGCTTTCCTCTTCATCCGTACAG GACACCTGATTGGGCCGGTTCTCTGCCACTCCTTCTGCAATTACATGGGTTTCCCCGCTGTTTGCGCGGCTTTGGAGCACCCGCAGAGGCGGCCCCTGCTGGCAGGCTATGCCCTGGGTGTGGGActcttcctgcttctgctccAGCCCCTCACGGACCCCAAGCTCTACGGCAGCCTTCCCCTTTGTGTGCTTTTGGAGCGGGCAGGGGACTCAGAGGCTCCCCTGTGCTCCTGA
- the RCE1 gene encoding CAAX prenyl protease 2 isoform X4 yields the protein MAALGGDGLRLLSVSRPQRPPESAALGGPGPGLCCWVSVFSCLSLACSYVGSLYVWKSELPRDHPAVIKRRFTSVLVVSSLSPLCVLLWRELTGIQPGTSLLTLMGFRLEGIFPAALLPLLLTMILFLGPLMQLSMDCPCDLADGLKVILAPRSWARCLTDMRWLRNQVIAPLTEELVFRACMLPMLAPCMGLGPAVFTCPLFFGVAHFHHIIEQLRFRQSSVGNIFLSAAFQFSYTAVFGAYTAFLFIRTGHLIGPVLCHSFCNYMGFPAVCAALEHPQRRPLLAGYALGVGLFLLLLQPLTDPKLYGSLPLCVLLERAGDSEAPLCS from the exons ATGGCGGCGCTGGGCGGGGACGGGCTGCGCCTGCTGTCGGTATCGCGGCCGCAGCGGCCGCCCGAGTCGGCGGCACTGGGCGGTCCGGGGCCCGGGCTGTGCTGCTGGGTGTCCGtgttttcgtgcctcagcctcgccTGCTCCTACGTGGGCAGTCTCTACGTCTGGAAGAGCGAACTCCCCAG GGACCATCCCGCCGTCATCAAGCGGCGCTTCACCAGCGTCCTGGTGGTGTCCAGTCTCTCACCCTTGTGCGTGCTGCTCTGGAGGGAACTCACAGGCATCCAG CCAGGCACATCCCTGCTCACCCTGATGGGCTTCAGGCTGGAGGGTATTTTCCCAGCAGCGTTGCTGCCCCTGCTGCTGACCATG ATTCTTTTCCTGGGCCCCCTGATGCAGCTCTCCATGGATTGCCCTTGTGACCTGGCAGATGGGCTGAAGGTTATCCTGG CTCCCCGCTCCTGGGCCCGCTGCCTCACAGACATGCGTTGGCTGCGGAATCAAGTGATTGCCCCCCTGACAGAGGAGCTGGTGTTCCGGGCCTGTATGCTGCCCATGTTAGCGCCGTGCATGGGCCTGGGCCCTGCTGTGTTCACCTGTCCGCTCTTTTTTGGAGTTG CCCATTTTCACCACATTATTGAGCAGCTGCGTTTCCGCCAGAGCAGTGTGGGGAACATCTTCTTGTCTGCTG CGTTCCAGTTCTCCTACACAGCTGTCTTCGGTGCCTACACTGCTTTCCTCTTCATCCGTACAG GACACCTGATTGGGCCGGTTCTCTGCCACTCCTTCTGCAATTACATGGGTTTCCCCGCTGTTTGCGCGGCTTTGGAGCACCCGCAGAGGCGGCCCCTGCTGGCAGGCTATGCCCTGGGTGTGGGActcttcctgcttctgctccAGCCCCTCACGGACCCCAAGCTCTACGGCAGCCTTCCCCTTTGTGTGCTTTTGGAGCGGGCAGGGGACTCAGAGGCTCCCCTGTGCTCCTGA
- the RCE1 gene encoding CAAX prenyl protease 2 isoform X5 — translation MAALGGDGLRLLSVSRPQRPPESAALGGPGPGLCCWVSVFSCLSLACSYVGSLYVWKSELPRDHPAVIKRRFTSVLVVSSLSPLCVLLWRELTGIQPGTSLLTLMGFRLEGIFPAALLPLLLTMILFLGPLMQLSMDCPCDLADGLKVILAPRSWARCLTDMRWLRNQVIAPLTEELVFRACMLPMLAPCMGLGPAVFTCPLFFGVAHFHHIIEQLRFRQSSVGNIFLSAGHLIGPVLCHSFCNYMGFPAVCAALEHPQRRPLLAGYALGVGLFLLLLQPLTDPKLYGSLPLCVLLERAGDSEAPLCS, via the exons ATGGCGGCGCTGGGCGGGGACGGGCTGCGCCTGCTGTCGGTATCGCGGCCGCAGCGGCCGCCCGAGTCGGCGGCACTGGGCGGTCCGGGGCCCGGGCTGTGCTGCTGGGTGTCCGtgttttcgtgcctcagcctcgccTGCTCCTACGTGGGCAGTCTCTACGTCTGGAAGAGCGAACTCCCCAG GGACCATCCCGCCGTCATCAAGCGGCGCTTCACCAGCGTCCTGGTGGTGTCCAGTCTCTCACCCTTGTGCGTGCTGCTCTGGAGGGAACTCACAGGCATCCAG CCAGGCACATCCCTGCTCACCCTGATGGGCTTCAGGCTGGAGGGTATTTTCCCAGCAGCGTTGCTGCCCCTGCTGCTGACCATG ATTCTTTTCCTGGGCCCCCTGATGCAGCTCTCCATGGATTGCCCTTGTGACCTGGCAGATGGGCTGAAGGTTATCCTGG CTCCCCGCTCCTGGGCCCGCTGCCTCACAGACATGCGTTGGCTGCGGAATCAAGTGATTGCCCCCCTGACAGAGGAGCTGGTGTTCCGGGCCTGTATGCTGCCCATGTTAGCGCCGTGCATGGGCCTGGGCCCTGCTGTGTTCACCTGTCCGCTCTTTTTTGGAGTTG CCCATTTTCACCACATTATTGAGCAGCTGCGTTTCCGCCAGAGCAGTGTGGGGAACATCTTCTTGTCTGCTG GACACCTGATTGGGCCGGTTCTCTGCCACTCCTTCTGCAATTACATGGGTTTCCCCGCTGTTTGCGCGGCTTTGGAGCACCCGCAGAGGCGGCCCCTGCTGGCAGGCTATGCCCTGGGTGTGGGActcttcctgcttctgctccAGCCCCTCACGGACCCCAAGCTCTACGGCAGCCTTCCCCTTTGTGTGCTTTTGGAGCGGGCAGGGGACTCAGAGGCTCCCCTGTGCTCCTGA
- the RCE1 gene encoding CAAX prenyl protease 2 isoform X3: MAALGGDGLRLLSVSRPQRPPESAALGGPGPGLCCWVSVFSCLSLACSYVGSLYVWKSELPRDHPAVIKRRFTSVLVVSSLSPLCVLLWRELTGIQILFLGPLMQLSMDCPCDLADGLKVILAPRSWARCLTDMRWLRNQVIAPLTEELVFRACMLPMLAPCMGLGPAVFTCPLFFGVAHFHHIIEQLRFRQSSVGNIFLSAVLGQEGRAGVVTRGLPVSSVPVLLHSCLRCLHCFPLHPYRTPDWAGSLPLLLQLHGFPRCLRGFGAPAEAAPAGRLCPGCGTLPASAPAPHGPQALRQPSPLCAFGAGRGLRGSPVLLTYTPVYTMNSHWLPSPPHQRVLQGRDWLGSPRSQEFL, encoded by the exons ATGGCGGCGCTGGGCGGGGACGGGCTGCGCCTGCTGTCGGTATCGCGGCCGCAGCGGCCGCCCGAGTCGGCGGCACTGGGCGGTCCGGGGCCCGGGCTGTGCTGCTGGGTGTCCGtgttttcgtgcctcagcctcgccTGCTCCTACGTGGGCAGTCTCTACGTCTGGAAGAGCGAACTCCCCAG GGACCATCCCGCCGTCATCAAGCGGCGCTTCACCAGCGTCCTGGTGGTGTCCAGTCTCTCACCCTTGTGCGTGCTGCTCTGGAGGGAACTCACAGGCATCCAG ATTCTTTTCCTGGGCCCCCTGATGCAGCTCTCCATGGATTGCCCTTGTGACCTGGCAGATGGGCTGAAGGTTATCCTGG CTCCCCGCTCCTGGGCCCGCTGCCTCACAGACATGCGTTGGCTGCGGAATCAAGTGATTGCCCCCCTGACAGAGGAGCTGGTGTTCCGGGCCTGTATGCTGCCCATGTTAGCGCCGTGCATGGGCCTGGGCCCTGCTGTGTTCACCTGTCCGCTCTTTTTTGGAGTTG CCCATTTTCACCACATTATTGAGCAGCTGCGTTTCCGCCAGAGCAGTGTGGGGAACATCTTCTTGTCTGCTG TGCTGGGGCAGGAAGGACGTGCAGGTGTGGTCACTCGCGGCCTCCCCGTCTCCAGCGTTCCAGTTCTCCTACACAGCTGTCTTCGGTGCCTACACTGCTTTCCTCTTCATCCGTACAG GACACCTGATTGGGCCGGTTCTCTGCCACTCCTTCTGCAATTACATGGGTTTCCCCGCTGTTTGCGCGGCTTTGGAGCACCCGCAGAGGCGGCCCCTGCTGGCAGGCTATGCCCTGGGTGTGGGActcttcctgcttctgctccAGCCCCTCACGGACCCCAAGCTCTACGGCAGCCTTCCCCTTTGTGTGCTTTTGGAGCGGGCAGGGGACTCAGAGGCTCCCCTGTGCTCCTGACCTACACTCCGGTATACACTATGAACTCTCACtggctccccagccctccccaccaAAGGGTACTGCAGGGGAGGGACTGGCTGGGGTCCCCGAGATCTCAGGAATTTTTGTAG
- the RCE1 gene encoding CAAX prenyl protease 2 isoform X2 — MAALGGDGLRLLSVSRPQRPPESAALGGPGPGLCCWVSVFSCLSLACSYVGSLYVWKSELPRDHPAVIKRRFTSVLVVSSLSPLCVLLWRELTGIQPGTSLLTLMGFRLEGIFPAALLPLLLTMILFLGPLMQLSMDCPCDLADGLKVILAPRSWARCLTDMRWLRNQVIAPLTEELVFRACMLPMLAPCMGLGPAVFTCPLFFGVAHFHHIIEQLRFRQSSVGNIFLSAVLGQEGRAGVVTRGLPVSSVPVLLHSCLRCLHCFPLHPYRTPDWAGSLPLLLQLHGFPRCLRGFGAPAEAAPAGRLCPGCGTLPASAPAPHGPQALRQPSPLCAFGAGRGLRGSPVLLTYTPVYTMNSHWLPSPPHQRVLQGRDWLGSPRSQEFL, encoded by the exons ATGGCGGCGCTGGGCGGGGACGGGCTGCGCCTGCTGTCGGTATCGCGGCCGCAGCGGCCGCCCGAGTCGGCGGCACTGGGCGGTCCGGGGCCCGGGCTGTGCTGCTGGGTGTCCGtgttttcgtgcctcagcctcgccTGCTCCTACGTGGGCAGTCTCTACGTCTGGAAGAGCGAACTCCCCAG GGACCATCCCGCCGTCATCAAGCGGCGCTTCACCAGCGTCCTGGTGGTGTCCAGTCTCTCACCCTTGTGCGTGCTGCTCTGGAGGGAACTCACAGGCATCCAG CCAGGCACATCCCTGCTCACCCTGATGGGCTTCAGGCTGGAGGGTATTTTCCCAGCAGCGTTGCTGCCCCTGCTGCTGACCATG ATTCTTTTCCTGGGCCCCCTGATGCAGCTCTCCATGGATTGCCCTTGTGACCTGGCAGATGGGCTGAAGGTTATCCTGG CTCCCCGCTCCTGGGCCCGCTGCCTCACAGACATGCGTTGGCTGCGGAATCAAGTGATTGCCCCCCTGACAGAGGAGCTGGTGTTCCGGGCCTGTATGCTGCCCATGTTAGCGCCGTGCATGGGCCTGGGCCCTGCTGTGTTCACCTGTCCGCTCTTTTTTGGAGTTG CCCATTTTCACCACATTATTGAGCAGCTGCGTTTCCGCCAGAGCAGTGTGGGGAACATCTTCTTGTCTGCTG TGCTGGGGCAGGAAGGACGTGCAGGTGTGGTCACTCGCGGCCTCCCCGTCTCCAGCGTTCCAGTTCTCCTACACAGCTGTCTTCGGTGCCTACACTGCTTTCCTCTTCATCCGTACAG GACACCTGATTGGGCCGGTTCTCTGCCACTCCTTCTGCAATTACATGGGTTTCCCCGCTGTTTGCGCGGCTTTGGAGCACCCGCAGAGGCGGCCCCTGCTGGCAGGCTATGCCCTGGGTGTGGGActcttcctgcttctgctccAGCCCCTCACGGACCCCAAGCTCTACGGCAGCCTTCCCCTTTGTGTGCTTTTGGAGCGGGCAGGGGACTCAGAGGCTCCCCTGTGCTCCTGACCTACACTCCGGTATACACTATGAACTCTCACtggctccccagccctccccaccaAAGGGTACTGCAGGGGAGGGACTGGCTGGGGTCCCCGAGATCTCAGGAATTTTTGTAG